The genome window CTAAATGAGAGAATGAATAGTACGTTTCTAAAGTTACAGGCCATTTCGTTTCCCCAGAGATGCTGGGAATTAAAAGATATGCAAAATGTTCCAAGGTCACAACGATCCAGCCCCaaaagaacctttttttaaaaaactggaccATTTCTACTAGGATGGATAAGAAACAGAACACTTTCAGTAATTTTTTTATTGCTAAGAATGGATAATTCTGCACACTTCTAGAGATGGAATGGATTTGGTTCCTTCTGCACTCAAAACATATCCTCTAACCATGAGCtatgtggcgcagtggttagagtgcagtactgcaggctgcttctgctgactgccggctgcctgaaatttggcagctcgaatctcaccgggctcaagtttgactcagccttccgaggcgggtaaaatgaggacccaatatgctgactctgtaaaccgcttagagatggctgtaaagcactgtgaagcggtatataggtctaagtgctattgctatgcctTCCCTacattttgtgtgcgtgtgtgtgtgtgtgtatgaagcaGTGACATTTGCAGTGAAATATAACTTTGACATTCTGATGGATCCACTGGCATTCTGAGGTCTGATAAAAGTGTGCAATGATGTCATACATGTGGCACCTTTGCCCCATTCCACATGAAGACCCATAGGGAGAAGAAACTCTTCTTGTATGTAGAAAATCAGTATAGGAAATCAAGATTAAGACTGGCTGTTTTTTTCACTGATTTCTCAGTGTTCTTGAAGAAACTTTTATATAAAACTATATTCACAGATATCATTTTTGTCTTGCAGTGTGCAGGGGTATGGATTATTTAGCTACCTTTTTCTACTGCCTCCATTAAGACCAGATTTATTTCCTTGCAAATATATTTCGAATTGGATCTGGAGATTACACAAGACTTTTTCTCCATAAATTATGTGTCACGAAAGATGCACAGGGGAAGCATGCTATTCTGTACTGGAAGTTCTCTAGCGATGTCTTCAAATGAGTGGCATGAATTGCTTTTCTGGAGACCGACCTTTCTCTGTTTACAAGTTTTCGTTCAGCCACTTGAGATAGCTGTCTCTGGTTTGAAACCCTGCAGCAAAATTAAGTGGCCAAACGGTGAAGACCATGCAGCCATGAAAACAGTCTTCAAAGTGGTCAATGGTGACGTCCACGCCAGCTTTCTCTAGCCGCTTGGCGTACATGAGACCATCATCTCTCAGAATATCGGTCTCACAAGTCATAATATAGGTTTTGGGCTGCAGGCGTAAAAGCTCTTTTTCAGCCAGAAGCGGACCTGCACGGACATCGAATAGGCCAGGCATCTTCTGGACGATTTCAGGTTTTCCTGTGGTAGGAGTTATGGGTTTGTAATTCTTCCTGAATCTTGAAGGCAGAAGGAAAGTCCAGTCTAATTTATCTCTGAAGGAATTGGCCTCGCTCACGTCTAGAGAGGTATGATTGTTCATCAACATGGACTGGACAAAATCATAACTTCCATTGAAATACTCTACCCAGAATTCCACCATCACCGGACGTGTTAAGATTGGGCCGAGTTTGTTCTGTTGATATGAAGGAGTATTAAAATCAAAAGATTGAAGGGCGGGATAGATGAGGGCctgaagtttaaatctattggttatgTTCTCCTCTTGACTTATCTGTAGAAAGAAGACAGAAAACAGGGAGCAACTCAGTCAAACAATCCCATGCCGATAGATCTTGAACACACTGACCcatcatttattttaatataatataatataacaacagagttggaagggaccttgtaggccttctagtccaaccccctgcttaggcaggaaaccctacaccatctcagtcagatggttagccaacattttcttaaaaatttccagtgttggagcattcacaacttctgcaggcaagtcgttccacttattaattgttctgactgtcaggaaatttctccttagttctaagttgcttctttccttgatcagtttccacccattgcttcttgttctaccctcaggtgctttggagaacagcccgactccctcttctttgtggcaacccctgagatattggaacattcctatcatgtctcccctagtccttctttttattaacctagacatacccagttcctgcaaccgttcttcatatgttttagcctccagtcccctaatcatctttgttgctcttctctgcactctttctagagtctcaacatcttttttacatcgtggcgaccaaaactgaatgcaatattccaagtgtggccttaccaaggcattataaagtggcactaacacttcacgtgatcttgattctatccctctgtttatgcagtctagaactgtgttggcttttttagcagctgctgcacactgctggctcatatctaaatggttatccactaggactccaagatccctctcacaggtactactattgagcaaggtaccacatatacggtaccggtgcattttgtgcATTTTTCATTAAGGTTTGTTGGAAAATCCAGAAACTCAACATGCCACATAATATATGAGTGAATGGATTCAACCCATGTGTACCATATAGAGACAGCAGGAAAAGTTTGTATCTTATtctctatccagtctcttcttaaagaggtCTCTAGAGAAATTCCCtgtcagggagaacaattaattggtggaatgTCTTCTTCAGGAGTTATGGGTGCTGCATCACtgcagatttttaagaagagattggacacagCCGTTTGTCCCAAATAGtagggcacgggtgtcaaactaaccacatcatgttgctgtcacatgatgtttcacgacatttttttcccattcacggagctggggtgggtgtggcctgcgcgtggcccatctggcccatgggccgccactttgacacccctgatataggatcgcttgcttttttttttttttacatttatatcccgcccttctccgaagactcagggcggcttacaatgtatagggcaatagtctcattctatttgtatattttttacaaagtcaacttattgcccccccaacaatctgggtcctcattttacctaccttataaagggtggaaggctgagtcaaccttgggccgggctcgaacctgcagtaattgcaggctttgtgttctaataacaggcttctctgtagcctgagctatcccggcccctgcttgagcaggaggttaagCATTCTATTCCAAGAGTGATTAGACAGATCACAAATTGGCCAACCTTAAGATCAAAGACGGTATTACTTTACTTGAATGACATATAATTTAATAGATAATTACATAATAACATAATTACACGTGTTtataatatttcataattttaaaaaaatctaaagtcATCATGTCAAAGAAAAAATGGAGAGGACTGCTGTTAAATAGTCCTGTATTATTTATCTCAATTAGTCTCACAAATAATCTGCTAGGACAGCCTATCCCTCCAATCCGTAAGAATAATTATTATGCCTGATTAGATACTCAGTGCCTGGGAACAGGCCCAACATTAtgcaaggaggaggagcagcgtaTGAAGAAGTCCACTGGAATTCAAATGATTGCCACTTAGATTGGTTATATCAATTAGAGGCATGTGGAAGTGAAATAACTTTTGTCATACAGTAACGTTCCATTTTGAACGCtataaatcaaaatcaaaataatttctcCGCTTATTATTGAATCTGTAAAGAGCCTGCAGTATGTAATTAAAACACCACTTCCCTAAACTCAGTGCTATAGGCTTTTCCCCACACCCTCTTGTATTGCAAAAAAGAGCCTTAGTCTGGcaccatatattttcttttcctgaatAAACCTCACTTTATTAGATGGgttttacaccaggggtgaaatccagcaggttctggagaaccggtagcggaaattttgagtagttcagagaagcggcaaatatcacctctggctggccccagagtgaggtgggaatggagattttgcagtatccttcccctgccacgcctaccaagccactcaacgcccaccaacccacacctacagaacaggtagtaaaaaaatttggatttcaccactgttttataCAATACACTAACTAAAAATAAAGAGATCACATTACAGATTAGTGGGAAGCATAGACCAAGGAGTTAAGGTATCTGATTGGATTGGGATGTGTGTGTAATTATTAACTGGAAGCTTTTTGTAATCTAAATGTGTTGCACAGCTTATATCAGGTTGGCAAACGGTCAGACTGGGCCGGAAAAGAGGAGAAATTGTAGTCCGATACTTCTGAAAGGTTAATATTTTGGATAGGGTGCATGAATAATAGAGAAGGGAGGAactcagagaatagaatagaaaaacagatttggaagggaccttggaggtcttctagtccaactccctgcttaggcaggaaaccctacatcacttcagacaaatgattatccaatctcttcttaaaaacttccattgctggagcattcacaacttctggaggcaagttgttccactgattaattgttctaactatcaggaaatttatccttagttctaggttgcttctttccttgattagtttccacccatttcttcttgtcctgccctcaggatcttgactccctcttctttgtggcagcgtctgagatattggaacactgctatcatgtcacccctagtccttcttttcattaaactagacatatccagttgctgcagcctttcttcatatgttttagcctccagtcccctaatcatctttgttgctcttctctgcactctttccagagtctcaatatcttttttacatcatggtaaccaaaactgaatgcaatattccaagtgtggccttaccaaggcattataaagtggtattaacgcttcatgtgatcttgattctatccctctgtttatgcagcctagaactgtgttggctttttttgggcagctgcagcacattgctggctcatatttaagtggttgtccactaggactccaagatccctctcacagttactactattgagcgtttagagaaagtttatttgtttgttctagACAGAAAGTTCAGAGtagtaaagggggcatgcataaacaggtagttttcaatttacgactgtaatggagcctggaatTTCTGTCATAAGTCATGACAATCAAAAGTCAAGGCACCCATGCAACCAtacttgattttatgacttttcttggtgTGGTTGTAAAGCAAGTTCATTActcctttggttttgttttgttttgttgctggAAACTGGTCTAAAAGTCCAGCAAAAAACATCATAAATTGCTATTAATTGTGACCGCAGAATGCTGTAACTGGCTGTAAAGGtgtgccaattgccaagtgcctcaaatgtggtcatgtgaccatggtatgtgtgtatgtgcagctCTCAGAACTCCAAGCTGGGCTGTGCATAGCTCTTGAGAcgatctgtcataactttgaacagtcaataaGCAACTAGTCgctaagcgaggactacctgtaattacgtCAGCATTGGCCATATTGAAGATTGTTTTTATGAAGCAAACATGGCTTGGGTCAGCTGTGGTTTGTTCAATGATTACACAAATCATTTTGAAGGAGTGCATGAACTGAAGCAATGAGAGAACCCTTGCACTTTACTGCTTCCTTGGAAAAAGGGTCTCATAGAG of Ahaetulla prasina isolate Xishuangbanna chromosome 6, ASM2864084v1, whole genome shotgun sequence contains these proteins:
- the NCEH1 gene encoding neutral cholesterol ester hydrolase 1, coding for MKSAVVLLAGWLALTAYYVYLPLPSTVSEPWHLLMLNAMFRVVQQSCDFAHYIGLGHHAKLLNSFINWLESLTMPSARPVKITDAIFDGVEVRVYQPDTQINQKTLYRSIIYIHGGGWALLSTKRGFYNHFCEIVAESLDAVVFSIDYRLVPDFHFPAQFDDVLRATKHVLLPDVLAQYSVDPARIAISGDSAGGNLAAAVCQEISQEENITNRFKLQALIYPALQSFDFNTPSYQQNKLGPILTRPVMVEFWVEYFNGSYDFVQSMLMNNHTSLDVSEANSFRDKLDWTFLLPSRFRKNYKPITPTTGKPEIVQKMPGLFDVRAGPLLAEKELLRLQPKTYIMTCETDILRDDGLMYAKRLEKAGVDVTIDHFEDCFHGCMVFTVWPLNFAAGFQTRDSYLKWLNENL